cctcatgttgtggtgatccccagctataaaattattttgttgctacttcataaatgtcattttactactgttatgaattgtaaatatctgatatgcagggtgtatttccattcactggaccaaatttggcacaaatacccagtacacccaaatttgaatactggtggggctggggtgattgattttatcatttgggagttgtagttgctgggatttatagttcacctacaatcaaagagcattctgaactccaccaacgatggaattgaaccaaagttggcacacacaactcccatgaccaacacggtgggcattgaccttgagttttggatttgtagttcacctacatccagagagcactgtggactcaaacaatgctggatctggatcaaacttggtgtgatactcaatttgcccaaatgtgaacacaggagaagtttgggaaaaataggccttgacatttgggagttgtcgttgctgggatttatagttcacctacaataaaaagagcattccgaacctcaccaacgatagaattgggctaaacttcccacacagaatccccatgccttgaagggactcgctggtgtgaATCTccctccagccacacacactctCCCTTGTCTGCActtgtgcaccacactgccatgcactgagcatgcctgctcttcccttcctgcttggagtctgagaaacagccctccccttggctgggtggctggctgagaggccagacaatcacagtggaggagggcttttggtgggaggattcacaatttgtttctaaaaaggaagggaaggacaggcagccttctctgccaaagggattcataagactatcagaaatatatgttttatgatggtctttgggaCCCCTCTAAaatccccttgcaacccccccaggggtcccgacccccaggttgagaaacactgggctagttGATTAAAGAAGAGGCCTGGGCACCCGAAGAGGCTGGAGAAGGGAAGGACGGTTGTGGGAAACCTCGGGAGGGGAACGAGAGGGCCCAGGGCAGGTCCAAAGAGGGGATGGACAGAGGTgatggggaagaagggaaggatggtaaCATAGGGAGAGGGCCGGGTGAAGCAAAAGAGGCTGAGAAAGCAGAGACGGGCAAGGAGGTGGCTGGTTTGGTAGTGTGGGTGGAAAGCAAGGTGGCGGGAGCTAATCCAGAGCCCTTGTCATTGCTGTGGGTGCGCTGGTGGCGGTTGAGGTGGGAGCTGCGGCTGAAGCACTTGCCACAGACACTGCActtgtagggtttctctcctgtgtgggtgcGCTGGTGGATGGTGAGCTCTGAGCGCTGGATGAAGGCCTTGCCGCACTCCCCGCAGGCATAGGGCTTCTCGCCCAGGTGGATGCGTTGGTGCTTGATGAGATTGGAACTGACACTGAAGCATTTCCCACAGACATCACAGTGGTACGGCTTCTCCCCGGTGTGCATGCGCCGGTGCTTGGTGAGGTCCGATTTCTGGATGAAGCCTTTGCCGCAATCGCTGCACTTGTAGGGCTTCTCGCCCAGATGGGTGCGCTGGTGCTTCAAGAGGTTGGAGCGCACGCTGAAGCTCTTGCCACACTCGTTACACTTGTagggcttctccccggtgtgCATGCGGCGGTGCTTGGCCAGTGCTGAGTTCTGAGCAAAACACTTGCCACAATCAAGGCAAGAATAAGGCTTCTCGCCAGTCTGAGTGCCTTGGTGGCGCACCCCTTCCCCGCCACCTCTCCCACACTTGCTGCAGGCCGGACGCCTCCAGAGGAAATTCTTGCCACAGTCGCTGCACTTGCAGGGCAGCAAAGCCCCCCAGTGACGTTTCCGGCGAGTCCCCACAAGGCTACAGTCTGTGCAGTGGCAGGGTGGGTGCTCGGTGCTTCTGTGGATGCGCTGGTGCCGCTCCAGGTGGGAGCTCTGTGAGAATCCCTTGCCACAGTCCTCACAGTTGTAGGGCTTGTCACCAGCGTGGATGCGCTGGTGCCGGTCCAGATGGGAGCTCCATGCAAAGCTCTTACCACAGTCCTTGCAAGCATAAGGTTTGGTGGAGTCATCTGGATGGCGGGTCCGGCGGTGCTGAAGTAGGGCCCCATTCAGCCCAAAGCTCTTGCCGCAGTCTTTGCAGACATAGGGCTTCTCGGCCGCATGATGAGCCCGCCGGTGCTTGGAAAGCGCCCCGTTCTTGCCAAACCCTTTCCCACAGTCGTCACATTGGTAAGGTTTGTTGCTGGCCTTGCTCACTGCACTGTCTGGCTCAACTGAGCAGCATTTGCAAGGGAGGGCCATTTGGGTGCTGCCAAAATGTGTCCGCCGGTGCCGGTCCAAGTGGGAGCTCCAGGCGAAAGCCCGGCCACAGTCCTCACAGACATAAGGCTTTTCCCCAGTGTGGATGCGGCGGTGGCGCTCCAAGTGTGAGTTCCAATTGAAGCCCTTGCCACACTCACCACACttatagggcttgtcctccaagTGTTGCTTTTGGTGCTTGATGAGATGGGCTGGGAGACTGAAACTCTTACCACAAACATTGCACTCACAGGGCCGGGCCGGGCTTGTGCTGCCTTTCTTGCCTGAATGTGTGCGTTGATGCTGGATGAAGGCTGAGCCAACGCTGAAACTCTTGCCACATTCGGCACAACGGTAGGGTTTGGTGCTAGTGTGCCGTCGCTGGTGGGTGACCAGAGTGGAATTGAGCCGGAAGCACTTGCCACACTCATTGCACTTGAAGGGTTTCTCTGTGCTGGTGTACAACCGTGAGCGCTTGCTGAAGCTGAAGCCATTGCCACAATCGTGGCAGCGGCTGATGTGGCCTAGCAATCCATGGTGGCCACGAGTTGAGAACTTCTTTAAGCCACGGTGAGTGATTGCTTTGCATTGCTTCTTCCCCAAGGGCTTCTTCAGCTGCTCATCTGAGCTGGGCTGGGCCTTCTGTTCAAACCCGGGAGTCTCCTTGGACTTTTCTGGCACTGAATTCTCCTGGGCATCCATCTTCTCAACTGTGATGTCACCTTCAtcaccatctcctcctcctcctcttttttctccatCTTGTTGTGTCACCTcatctttctcccctcctccttcatCGTCATTCGCATGTTCATTGTCACCCACCATCCCATCATCTGCTGGAACAACGAGAGAATCCAGTAACTCCTGGGGTCTGGGAAAGGAAACTTGGGGAAAGAGAAATTGAAAAGACAGTCATGGGTTTATAGACCTGATATCACAACTCTTTTTTCACTTTGTCAAAATATCATGTTGATGTCACCAGCACTTGAGTCTTGCTGGTGACATCACAGATCCATCTAAGTCCTCCAACCCATTTCCTATAAAGACCAACCAAATGCCTCTGGCCCTCTTCcaaggctgagacagtgtgagttacccaaagtcacccattgggtttccatggctgagcacgATTTCCAACCTTGTTCTCATGGAGTCTTGGATCTAACATTAAAACACTATACCACAATGGCTGAAGCTTGCTGGGTGTAATTTAAGATTCACCAAGACCCCTGTAAATAACACTAAGAATAAAAGGATTTTGAGCccaaggttttgttcattttgtcagaaatattaaattaaCTTGGTTAATTTAATTACAGAAATGTGAGTGAGGCATTGAAAGGGTTAAATGCATGCAATTACTCAGCAAGCATTGACTCaagtattggtatgcagtttttcacttaactctatgttgtttgaggttatgggaaggactgcagaccatgtgatcagctCTGGatctattcagactgagactcaattttagaagtcagtgttcAGTCAGTATTGTATAGTCAGTGTTTGTTACACATTAGACATAAcacagagaagagactgcaacagaatgccttagagaacttactttttaaactttcaactgataagccatttatctgtatgctgaatacaataagtttgtaagtaaaccaactatgttattttttaacaaagactatttttgtctcttgagagcatgatttaaaccaagatgtttttgggcaacggaaataacacttctgaaggtctgctatatattttgtgcattggcataattctttgttcctaacagttcaaagggaTAACCAGGGATATCTGtgtaacaactgagaaacctgaattgccttgcatgattactagtggatatataccactaaagagaagattcactcaaacgaatttttatcttttatcgggaagatcatactttacaaaaatgttatgattttccaaatggtagtgaatcccaattaatctccaaaaggccATACTTCCaaaagattctggttttccaaaagattaTGATCTCAAAAGCCATCCTGCAAGACATGTTTTATTCTGTTTAATCAATTAAGTCCATGGCTAGCAATTATCGAAGTCCACATTGCCCATGAAGTTGTAGAGATGGACCCAGTCTAATTTAATCTGCTGAGAAGAGCACGGAGAAAAtcctggatgttttttttttgctgaggAAAGGGGAATCTCACAGGTCTACCATATACATCAATGGAGGCTGCAGGCTCTGAACTGTGATCTTTGTGTTCCCAGAGTAACCTGGAGGACCGGGCTCCTCATCTGCAAGCAATT
This genomic interval from Anolis sagrei isolate rAnoSag1 chromosome 2, rAnoSag1.mat, whole genome shotgun sequence contains the following:
- the LOC132765096 gene encoding zinc finger protein 271-like isoform X1, whose amino-acid sequence is MQESYENVISLAEEIAISWPRITAFAESHRRRGLASVSFPRPQELLDSLVVPADDGMVGDNEHANDDEGGGEKDEVTQQDGEKRGGGGDGDEGDITVEKMDAQENSVPEKSKETPGFEQKAQPSSDEQLKKPLGKKQCKAITHRGLKKFSTRGHHGLLGHISRCHDCGNGFSFSKRSRLYTSTEKPFKCNECGKCFRLNSTLVTHQRRHTSTKPYRCAECGKSFSVGSAFIQHQRTHSGKKGSTSPARPCECNVCGKSFSLPAHLIKHQKQHLEDKPYKCGECGKGFNWNSHLERHRRIHTGEKPYVCEDCGRAFAWSSHLDRHRRTHFGSTQMALPCKCCSVEPDSAVSKASNKPYQCDDCGKGFGKNGALSKHRRAHHAAEKPYVCKDCGKSFGLNGALLQHRRTRHPDDSTKPYACKDCGKSFAWSSHLDRHQRIHAGDKPYNCEDCGKGFSQSSHLERHQRIHRSTEHPPCHCTDCSLVGTRRKRHWGALLPCKCSDCGKNFLWRRPACSKCGRGGGEGVRHQGTQTGEKPYSCLDCGKCFAQNSALAKHRRMHTGEKPYKCNECGKSFSVRSNLLKHQRTHLGEKPYKCSDCGKGFIQKSDLTKHRRMHTGEKPYHCDVCGKCFSVSSNLIKHQRIHLGEKPYACGECGKAFIQRSELTIHQRTHTGEKPYKCSVCGKCFSRSSHLNRHQRTHSNDKGSGLAPATLLSTHTTKPATSLPVSAFSASFASPGPLPMLPSFPSSPSPLSIPSLDLPWALSFPSRGFPQPSFPSPASSGAQASSLIN
- the LOC132765096 gene encoding zinc finger protein 271-like isoform X2, translating into MVGDNEHANDDEGGGEKDEVTQQDGEKRGGGGDGDEGDITVEKMDAQENSVPEKSKETPGFEQKAQPSSDEQLKKPLGKKQCKAITHRGLKKFSTRGHHGLLGHISRCHDCGNGFSFSKRSRLYTSTEKPFKCNECGKCFRLNSTLVTHQRRHTSTKPYRCAECGKSFSVGSAFIQHQRTHSGKKGSTSPARPCECNVCGKSFSLPAHLIKHQKQHLEDKPYKCGECGKGFNWNSHLERHRRIHTGEKPYVCEDCGRAFAWSSHLDRHRRTHFGSTQMALPCKCCSVEPDSAVSKASNKPYQCDDCGKGFGKNGALSKHRRAHHAAEKPYVCKDCGKSFGLNGALLQHRRTRHPDDSTKPYACKDCGKSFAWSSHLDRHQRIHAGDKPYNCEDCGKGFSQSSHLERHQRIHRSTEHPPCHCTDCSLVGTRRKRHWGALLPCKCSDCGKNFLWRRPACSKCGRGGGEGVRHQGTQTGEKPYSCLDCGKCFAQNSALAKHRRMHTGEKPYKCNECGKSFSVRSNLLKHQRTHLGEKPYKCSDCGKGFIQKSDLTKHRRMHTGEKPYHCDVCGKCFSVSSNLIKHQRIHLGEKPYACGECGKAFIQRSELTIHQRTHTGEKPYKCSVCGKCFSRSSHLNRHQRTHSNDKGSGLAPATLLSTHTTKPATSLPVSAFSASFASPGPLPMLPSFPSSPSPLSIPSLDLPWALSFPSRGFPQPSFPSPASSGAQASSLIN